The uncultured Paludibaculum sp. sequence GCAGGTTGTCGTACCACTGGATCATCCTGCCGCAGCGCGGGCACTGCGAACGCGGCTCGTCGATCGAATAGTCGTCCGGCAAGCGGCTGATGCAGACGTTCAGAAAGCTGCCGATGATCAGCCCGAACACGCCCGCCATCATCGTGTATAGAAATGCTTCGGTCATTGGAGGACCTTCCGGTAAACCGCGAGCGTGTCGACCGTCATTCGATCTATCGTAAACCGCTGCTCCACTAAGGAGCGCCCGGCCGCGCCCAAACGGCTCGCCCAAGCGGCATCGTCCAGCAGCCTCGCTACCGCCGTCCGCACCGATTCCACCGTGTTCTCCACCAGCAGCCCCGTCTCCTCGTGCCGCACGATCTCGGGCAGGCCACCCACGCGGCTCGCCACCACCGGGATGCCATAGGCCATCGCGAGCAGGGCAGCCGAGCCCAACCCTTCCATCTCAGTCACATAAAGAAAGACGCGGGCTGTCTCGAAATCGACGGCCAGATTCGTACTGAATCGGATGTCGAGCCCCGTCTGCCGCAGAAGTGCCCCGCCCTTGCCCGGATCGTCCGACTCAATGGCGACCACGCCGCCGGTCTGGTCGCTCACCCGCTCGGGCACCTGCGTGCAGTCGTACACTACGCTGACCCGCTCGGGCGCGACGCCGGCCTCCAGCAGCGTGCAGCGTACCGTCTCGCTGATGGCCAGATAGTGCGCCGCCCGCCGGTACTTCCATCGCGACAACCAACCCGTCTTCACCGGAAACGCCACGCGCCGGCTGACCACGAAGGGGCATCGCGCGTGCAATGCGGCCAGCGTGTGCGATCGCGCGTCATGACAGTGGATCAGGTCGCACTCCGTCGAGACACGCCGCACTGCGGACCAACCGATAGGCTCCGCCCGGATCCCCTCCCGGGCAGCGGCTTCCAGCAGCGGAGACCCGGCCGGAGCCAGCAACCGCGCACCCTCTGCCAGGCTCCGCAGCAACAGCAGCGCCTGAAACTGCCCTCCACGCATCGACCGCCCGGTGTCCAGGTGCAAAACGCGCGGCGCCGTCATCGCCTCAGCGGCCCCAACCCATGAAGCGGGCCTTGGCGTACTTCAGGAACGTGTACAACGAAGCCATGTAGGCGATCGCCAGCCCCTCGACGCCGTCCATGAATCCGCGCTGCAACACGTAGGTCTTGAAGAAGGTCCAAACTGGATCGACGAGTAGATGGTGGTACCGCACGGCCTTCTTCCGGAACACCAGTTCCTCGGCCGCCAGAGTCGTGTAGCGGTCCATCGTCTTCAGGTGTTCACTTAATGAGCCGCAGGTGTAATGCAGCAGATTGCCCTGCAAAGCGCCCACCCGTCCAGTGCTCACCACCGACTCGTGGACGTAGTCGCCCACCCACTCCGACTTGCGGCGATCAAACAGCCGGATCTTGCGGTCAGGGTACCAGCCCGAGTACAGGATCCACTTGCCGAGATACTGCGCCAACCGCGGGAACGTGTAGGCGTCGAACTCCGATCCGTTCTTCTTCAGTTGCCAGATCTCGCCTTCCAGGTCCTCACTCAGTGCCTCGTCCGCGTCAATGGAGAGCACCCAGTCGTACGTTGCCTGCTCAGAGGCGTAGTTCTTTTGCCCGGCATAGCCCCGCCAGTTGGCTTCGATGACGCGCGCGCCAAACTTCTCAGCGATCTCCACCGTGCGGTCCGTCGAGCCTGAATCGACGATCAGGATCTCGTCACAACACCGCAGGCTCTCGATAGCCCGAGGCAGGTTTCGCTCCTCGTTGTACGTGATGATGGTCGCCGATATCTTCATCGCAAGCGATTTAGGGCAAGAATGTCTGATCGCTATTGTACAGAACGGGCGCTGGGATAAAAGACAGTACGAAGATCACGATGGTAAGGGCCAGCAACTGCCAGCGGCCGCGCCCCAGCGGGCCCAGGTCGAAGACGGCAAAGTGACGGCGCCCCCAGAAGAAAAGGATCACGGCCCAGAACCACCAGGGCCAATAGATAAACCCCAGCGGCAGCAGCAGGCAGATGACGCCCAGTGAGACCTTCGAGTGCTTTTCGCCAAAGCACGCGTACACGATGTGGCCGCCATCCAACTGCCCCACCGGCAGCAGGTTGAGCGCCGTGGCCAGCAGGCCCACCCAGGCCGCCCGGGCCACCGGATGCAGGTAGACATCGTGTGCCGCCGCGCCCGGGAACAACCACAGCTCGATCATCCGCATCAGCAGCGGCGTGCCCAACTGCATTTCTCCTTGCGTCCCGATCCCGGGTACGACCTTGGACAACGCCATGCCAATGCCGAGGGCCGGAATTGCGAACGCAAAGCCCGCCAGCGGCCCCGCCACGCCGACATCGAACAGTTCCCGCCGGCTCTTCACAGCCGAGCGGAAGCGGATAAATGCCCCGAATGTTCCAATGAAGGTCGGCGCCGGCAGGAAGAATGGCAGGCTGGCCTCAATGCCGTGATACACGCAGGCGAACCAATGGCCAAACTCGTGCGCTGTGAGAATCAGCAGCAGCGTGACCGAGTACGGCAGCCCGTCGGCGAGAATAGACGGCGATCGGAAGACCTGCAGGAATACGATCAGGTCATGTTCGAGATCAAACGGCGGGAGATTTCGTTGGAAATTGAACGCCAGACGGGCACCCAGCGTGGTGGTGGTCAGAGCCGTGAGCAGGAACAACAGGATGTGGAGCCACAATCGTCGGCGCCACAGTGGGGCAACGGGTTCCAACGGACGCGACACCCACGATCGCGCGTCCTCGCCGGAACCCGATTCGAAAGACTGGGAATCCACCTGAGCTGCGCCGCCCTATTCCAGCGACTGCAACTCCTTGCCAGGCTTGAAACGAACGGCCTTGCCGGGCGGAATGGCCACCTCGGCGCCCGTGCGCGGATTGCGACCGATGCCGGTCTTGCGCGGCCGGACATTGAAGATCCCAAAGCCGCGGAGTTCGATGCGCTCTCCCTGCGCCAGGGCTCGCTTCATGGACTCAAACACGGTTTCGACAGCCATCTCGGCTTTCGTCTTGGTGATGCCGGTCCGGTTGACTACTTCATTGACGATGTCCAGCTTGATCAAGGGCGCCTCCTAACAATCGTGCGGGGAGCTTTATGGACGACAGCCCCTTCCACACCGCAAAGCCTATGATAAGATTAGGGTTTTAGCCTTGTCAAGCCAACGTCATCACACTTCTTCACCGGAAATCGACAAACTGGACCAGAACCTGTTCCGGCGCGCGTGTGGTGCATTTGCCACAGGGATCACGGTCGCCACCGTGCTCGGCCGCGACGGTAAGCCACACGGGCTCACGGCCAATTCGTTCTCCTCGGTTTCGCTCGATCCTCCCTTGGTGCTGGTTTGCGTCGCTCACAAAGCCGCCACCCATGGCCCTTTTTCCAGCGCATCATCCTTTGCAATCAATATTTTAGATATTAATCAAAAGGACCTCTCTGTCCGCTTTGCGTCGTCCCATCCAAACCGCTTTGAAGGCTTGGACTGGACGGTGGGCGAACTGGGATCACCCATTTTGACGAACAGTCTGGCGGTGATCCAGTGCCAGACAAAGCGCAAAATAGCGGCGGGAGACCATACCATCTTCCTGGGTGAGGTGCGGAAAGTGGACGTTCGGGAGGGGAAACCGTTGCTTTACCACGCCGGCGGGTACCTGGAATTCGGCTAGCCGAGATGGGTCTCTTTCGATATGTATCCCTAAAAACAGGGGGCGACACCGCAGCATGCGGCCCTGGCGCCCCCCGCTCGTAAGCCTAGCCTAGCCAGCCAGTTCCTTCGCCTTGGCTAGCGCGGCGTCGTAGTTGGGGTGGTCGGCTACTTCCGGCACATACTCGACATACTGGATCGTGTTGTCCTTGTCGATCACGAAGATCGCGCGCGACTCCACGCGCCAGTCCTTGATCAGCGTTCCGTACTTCTCGCCAAAGCTGGCGAACTTGTGATCGCTGATCATCTTCACGTTGTCCACGCCGAAACTGTTGCACCACCGGTTCTGGGCAAACGGCAGGTCGACGCTGATCGTGTAGAAGCCGATGCTCGGCAACTTGCCGGCCTCATCATTGAACTTCTTGGTCTGCATATCGCACACCGGCGTATCCAGGGAAGGAACGACGCTGAATACGCGCACACCAGAGGTAGATTCAAGCGAAAGCGGCTGCAGCGTCTTGTCCACCGCATCAAAATCTGGCGCTGGATCGCCCACCTTCAGCTCCGGCCCGGCGAGTTCCAGCGGCATTCCCTTAAAACTAGTTGTACGGGACATGAATCCTCCAAGTCTCAGCCTATTAGTTTGACCAAATCCGAGGCGCTTGTCACTGGAGCTTCGCACACAAAGTATGATCTAGGAGGTTGAATGGAGGATGCACATCGTTCTCTCCGGTGCCAAGCCGCTTTCACGCCCTGAGGCACCAGCGCGAACCATCCTCCCAGAACGGAGCAGAATCATGAAGTTGTCGAGCAGTATCGGTTTCTGCCTGATTGCCGGCCTGCTGGGCCTGGCAACCACCCAGGGCGCTTCGCCCGCCCCACGAGTCAAGACTGTGAACGGCGTCGTGGAAGGGACCACGGCCAGTTCAGGAATCCGGATCTTCCGCGGGATTCCATTCGCCGCCCCGCCCGTAGGTGAACTGCGCTGGAAGGCGCCGCAACCGGCGAAGAACTGGGAGGGCGTCCGTCCGGCAGTAGAGTTTGGCGCCAGTTGCATGCAGCGGCCGGTCTTCGGCGACATGGAGTTCCGCAGCAAAGGTATCAGCGAAGACTGCCTGTACTTGAACGTCTGGACACCCGCTAAATCGGAGGCGGAGAAACTGCCGGTGCTGGTCTACTTCTTCGGCGGCGGCCTGATGGCGGGCGACGGGTCGGAGTACCGCTACGACGGCGAGAGCATGGCAACGAAAGGGATCGTCTCGGTCACCATCAACTATCGCCTCACCGTTCTGGGATTCCTGGCGCATCCGGAACTGAGTGCGGAAGCGCCTTACCACTCGTCGGGCAACTACGGGTTCCTCGATCAGAACGCGGCACTGAAGTGGGTGCAGGCGAACATCGCCGCATTCGGTGGAGATCCCAAGCGGGTGACGATAGCGGGCCAGTCGGCCGGATCGCGTTCCGTAACCGTGCAGTTGCTCTCGCCGCTCTCGAAGGGGCTGTTCGCCGGCGCCATTATGGAGAGTGGCAGCATGGTCGGTGCCACCAAGCCTCCGTCGCTGGCCGAGGCTGAGAAGCGCGGGCTCGAGTTTATGGCCGCGGCCGGTGCTCATTCGTTGAAGGACCTTCGAGCGCTGCCCGCCGCTCAAGTGCTGGCCCTCACCGCGCAGCCGGCCTGGACGCGGTTCGATGCAATTGCCGACAACTACCAGGTGCCAGCGAAGGACTTGATCGACTGTGCGGATGGCGGCGAACTGGCGCGCGTGGCTCTGTTGCAAGGCTGGGTGACCGAAGACCGGAACGCCCAGTCGCTGCTGGGTGAGAATCCGCCGACGCCGGAGGGCTATGCCGCGGCTCTGCGCAAAGAGTTCGGCGCCGATGCGGATCGCGTGCTGGCGCTCTATCCGGCCGGACGGACCAAGGATGAGGTACTGGATGCGGCGCAGACGCTGGCGACGGACCGGGGTATGGGTTACAACATGTGGCGGCTGGCGGAAGGACACCGCCAGTCGAGTGGCAAGCCGGTGTATCGGTATCTCTACGGGCGCCCGCGTCCGAAGTTCCTGGGCCGGGCCGACCAGACGCCGGGTACGGCCGGCGGGATCATTACGAACGCCGCAGCGGCGTCCGCTCCGCCGAAGTGGCGCGGAGCCGTCCATTCCGCTGAGATCGAATACGCGTTAGGCAATCTGGCTACAAACAAGCACTACGCGTGGGAACCGGCCGACTACAAACTCTCGGAGCTGATGGAGTCCTATTTCGCCAATTTCGTCAAGACCGGCGATCCGAATGGCCCTGGCCTCCCGAAGTGGCCTGCGTACGCGCCAGACGCGGGTTTCCAGATCATGAACCTAAAGTCCGAATCGCGCGCTGTACCCGAGGTGCGACCACGGTACCAGTTGCTGGACACGCTCCTGCACAGGAAGTAGCAATCGCGGAAGGAAGTGGCCAGGCCACTGAGGAGATCGGCCCAGCGAGAGGACCAATCCGCGCGGGTAAAATGAAGTACCCGGGGGCCGGGTGGTCCTCGGCCAATCCATGCCTATACGTCATTTTTCCGTTCTTGTTGCCGCAGGCCTGATTGCGGCCTCCGCCTTATGCCGCGCTCAGAGTCCTCCGGCGAGCGTGCCGCCGATGCTGGAGTTAACGCTGCGGCCCGCCGCTCCGGACAGCGCCGGCCGGGTTCCCTCGGTCGATGTCACGCTGGTCTTCCCTTCCTTCGCCTCGGTCGAACTGGCATTTCTTCCCAACAACGTCGAGACAGTGGCCCGGACGATCTCCGGCCTCACCGCGCGGGATGCGGACGGGCCGCTGCCGCTGCGGGTGACGGACAATCCGGATTCCGCCGATGGAGCCGCGCGGCACTGGTCGCCCGAACGGGCGGTGCGTGGGCCGGTGACGCTGCGGTACCGGGCGCCGATTTCGAACCGCCCGGCTCCGCGTGGAGCGGCGCCGCCGCTGGAGCTGCGCTCCGATACAGGAGCCTTCTCCGGAGCTGGTGCGAGTTTCCTGCTGTTGCCCCGCGGCGCCAGCCCGGCGCGGCTCCATCTGCATTGGGATCTGGCTGAGATGCCCGACGGAGCATGTGGGGTGTCGAGCCTCGGAGCGGGCGACCGCACGCTGGCACTGGAGGACGCCGCGGAGCGGTTGAAGTCGGTGTTCTTTCTGGCCGGGCAGCTCCATCTCTATCCCGAGAATCCGCCCGAGCGCGGCTTCTTTTCGGCGTGGCACGGGACACCGCCAATGGATCTGGCGCGGTTGATGGCTTCCGAACACAAGCTCTATGCGTATTTCGAGAAGTTCTTCAGCCGGAAATCGGAGGCGCCGTACGGGGTCTTTCTGCGCGAGAATCCGGTGAACCCGGGCGGAGGAGTGGAACTCTCCGGATCCTTTGTAGCGACCTTCGGCCCAAAGGTCACAGCGGAGGAACTGACCGTCACGCTGGCGCACGAGATGCTGCACACTTTCGCCGGAGGGCTGGATCAGACTGAAGGCCTGGCCGGGTCGTGGTACTCGGAAGGGCTGGCGGTGCACTACGCCCGGCTGCTGGCGCTGCGCGCTGGCCAGATCACGCCGAACGAGTTCCTGAACGACTTGAATTCGACGGCGGGGCGCTACTACACGAACATATTTCTGGGAACGCCGAATTCCGAAATTCCGAAACGGTTCTGGGCGGATACACGGATCCGCGTGCTGCCCTACGACCGGGGTTCGTTGTACTTTGCCGTGCTGGATACGCAATTGCGGGCAGCGTCGCACGGGCAGCGCGGTCTCGACGAGTTTCTGCTTGAGTTCCTGGCGCGGCGGCAGCAGGCTTTGCCGCTGAATGAGTCCGCGTGGTGCGCGCTTTTGGAGCACGCACTCGGCCCCGCCGGGCCGGCGGCCTACCGGGCGATGCTAGAGGGGGCGCTGCAACTTCCGGATTCCGGGGCGTTCGGGCCACAGTTCGTGCGGACTTCGAGGCCGTTGCGGCGCTATGAGCTGGGCTTCGATCCGGGGGTGCTGATCGAGCCGCGGCGCGTCGTGCGCGGCTTGGTAGCGGGTTCGGCGGCGGCGCGCGCCGGGCTGAGGGATGGGGATGAGATCGTGCGTCCGGTGCCGCAAGACGCGGTGCAGGCGCGCCAGGACGCGACGCTGACGCTGCATGTGACGCGGGCGGGGCGGGCGCTGGAGATCACCTACGTGCCAAGGGGCGAGACGGTGGACGCGTGGCAGTGGCGGATGGCGAGCGGTGCACCACCGCAAAGGCACGGCGAGCCTCGTGCTCCCTCTTCTTCCGCCAAAGATGCGCAACGCCGGTGATCGCGATTTTCGCACGGGACTGTCAGCCAGTACGAAGGACCTGGGTCTACAGACTGGGCTTGCGCGCTATGCTCTTCCCATGGGTGACGACCATCACATAGCGGCCATCGAGATCCGTCCCGCTGTTCCAGACGACGCTGACGGAATTGCTCGCACGTTCCTCGAAAGTGCCGAGTATCACGCCGCGCTTGATCCGGAGCGCTATGCGATCCCTTCCGTAGAGACGATATTGGCGCGCTATCGGGAGGATCGGCAGCACACATCGCGCACGGGCAGCGACGGGATCACTCTCGTCGCCGAGCTCAACGGAGAGATCGTTGGCTTCCTGGATGCCTGTTTGTACCGGTCGCCGGACCTTATGCACCGCGAGATGACCTATTGCCATATTGCCGAGATCGCAGTGCGTCGCGACCACTGGGATCAAGGGATCGGGGGACGCCTGCTTCGAGCGGCGGAAGATTGGGGGCGCCGGCTGGGTGCGGAGTTCGCCCTATTGGAGTATCTCTCCTCCAACACGCGCGCCGGCTTCTTCTACCAGGAGCGTATGGGCTATCGTCCGGCATCCACCGCGGCTATGAAGCGACTCTAGGACGCCCCGCTCCACGAACCGCGTCCGCACCCTCAGGCGCCGTCGTCGCGGTACGCATGTTCGCCGCCTCCGGCATCGCATGCGTCGCCCAACCACACGAGCTCACCTTGCCGAATACAATTGTAGGGACCCAGAACTAAAAAACCCAGAGAGGCGCTTCGCTCGTGATAGGCATCTTCGATACGGTGGTGATCGTTCTCAGTCTTGTGCTCGTGGTGGGCGCCGTCCTCCGCGCGGCCGGCAAGAAACAGACCGACGCCGAATACTTCCTGGCCGGACGCGATCTCCGCTGGCCGTTTGTCGGCATGTCGCTGCTGGCCTCCAACATCTCAGCCGAGCACGTCGTCGGCCTGGCGGGCGACGGCTACCGCGTCGGTCTGGTCACCGGCGGCTATGAATGGATGGCCGCCTGGTGCCTCATCATTCTCGCCTCGCTCTTCACGCCTCTCTATCTGCGGCGCCGGATCTACACGATCCCCGAGTTCCTCGAGCACCGCTTCGGCTGGGGTCTCCGCGCCTTCCTCTCCGGCAATCTGCTGCTGATGAACGTACTCACCAAGAACGCCATCGATCTGTGGGCAGGCTCACTCCTCCTGCATCTCCTCTTCGGCTGGAACCAGACGGCCGTCATGGTCGCACTGTCCATCCTTACGGCCCTTTACACCATGAAGGGCGGGCTGCGCGCCGTGGTCTATGCGGACATGGTGCAAGGCACCTGGCTCATCCTCAGCGGCATCGTCCTCACCATCGTCGGACTGGTGGCCGTCGGTGGCTGGAGCGGCCTCACGGCCCGCGTCGATCCAGGACTCATTCACATGGTGAAGCCGCTCGATTCTGAATTGCCCATCACCGGCTTCCTCATCGGGAACCTGTTCGGCGGAATGTTCTATTGGTGCATGGACCAGACCAACGTCCAGCGCGTCCTCGGAGCGCGCTCAGTCGACGACGGCCAGAAGGGCGCCATCTTCGCCGGCTTTCTGAAGCTGCTCATCCCGTTCATCCTGGTGCTGCCCGGCGTCATCGCCCACGCTCTCTACCCGAATCTGGCGCGAGCCGACATGGCCTACCCCCGCATGGTCAGCGATCTGCT is a genomic window containing:
- a CDS encoding site-2 protease family protein; the encoded protein is MWLHILLFLLTALTTTTLGARLAFNFQRNLPPFDLEHDLIVFLQVFRSPSILADGLPYSVTLLLILTAHEFGHWFACVYHGIEASLPFFLPAPTFIGTFGAFIRFRSAVKSRRELFDVGVAGPLAGFAFAIPALGIGMALSKVVPGIGTQGEMQLGTPLLMRMIELWLFPGAAAHDVYLHPVARAAWVGLLATALNLLPVGQLDGGHIVYACFGEKHSKVSLGVICLLLPLGFIYWPWWFWAVILFFWGRRHFAVFDLGPLGRGRWQLLALTIVIFVLSFIPAPVLYNSDQTFLP
- a CDS encoding flavin reductase family protein, with translation MSSQRHHTSSPEIDKLDQNLFRRACGAFATGITVATVLGRDGKPHGLTANSFSSVSLDPPLVLVCVAHKAATHGPFSSASSFAINILDINQKDLSVRFASSHPNRFEGLDWTVGELGSPILTNSLAVIQCQTKRKIAAGDHTIFLGEVRKVDVREGKPLLYHAGGYLEFG
- the tpx gene encoding thiol peroxidase, translated to MSRTTSFKGMPLELAGPELKVGDPAPDFDAVDKTLQPLSLESTSGVRVFSVVPSLDTPVCDMQTKKFNDEAGKLPSIGFYTISVDLPFAQNRWCNSFGVDNVKMISDHKFASFGEKYGTLIKDWRVESRAIFVIDKDNTIQYVEYVPEVADHPNYDAALAKAKELAG
- a CDS encoding sodium/solute symporter (Members of the Solute:Sodium Symporter (SSS), TC 2.A.21 as described in tcdb.org, catalyze solute:Na+ symport. Known solutes for members of the family include sugars, amino acids, nucleosides, inositols, vitamins, urea or anions, depending on the system.); the encoded protein is MIGIFDTVVIVLSLVLVVGAVLRAAGKKQTDAEYFLAGRDLRWPFVGMSLLASNISAEHVVGLAGDGYRVGLVTGGYEWMAAWCLIILASLFTPLYLRRRIYTIPEFLEHRFGWGLRAFLSGNLLLMNVLTKNAIDLWAGSLLLHLLFGWNQTAVMVALSILTALYTMKGGLRAVVYADMVQGTWLILSGIVLTIVGLVAVGGWSGLTARVDPGLIHMVKPLDSELPITGFLIGNLFGGMFYWCMDQTNVQRVLGARSVDDGQKGAIFAGFLKLLIPFILVLPGVIAHALYPNLARADMAYPRMVSDLLPVGLRGVVLAGLIAILMSSMSACYNASATLVVRDFFMRWRPGLSDEQQVSIGRKITVLMAVLGVLAAPLVGRSVTIWHYLQVLSAYLGVPLGAVIFMGLLWKRGNTAGAIAGGSAGFALGLFLMMDQTFGWAIVSHPYLNSFLHRSILVWLLAAITMVVVSLATTPPLQSKVEGNVFGSATEPTAGGTTYRLWAAVLFACTLVLWWTFR
- a CDS encoding GNAT family N-acetyltransferase gives rise to the protein MGDDHHIAAIEIRPAVPDDADGIARTFLESAEYHAALDPERYAIPSVETILARYREDRQHTSRTGSDGITLVAELNGEIVGFLDACLYRSPDLMHREMTYCHIAEIAVRRDHWDQGIGGRLLRAAEDWGRRLGAEFALLEYLSSNTRAGFFYQERMGYRPASTAAMKRL
- a CDS encoding glycosyltransferase family 4 protein; the encoded protein is MTAPRVLHLDTGRSMRGGQFQALLLLRSLAEGARLLAPAGSPLLEAAAREGIRAEPIGWSAVRRVSTECDLIHCHDARSHTLAALHARCPFVVSRRVAFPVKTGWLSRWKYRRAAHYLAISETVRCTLLEAGVAPERVSVVYDCTQVPERVSDQTGGVVAIESDDPGKGGALLRQTGLDIRFSTNLAVDFETARVFLYVTEMEGLGSAALLAMAYGIPVVASRVGGLPEIVRHEETGLLVENTVESVRTAVARLLDDAAWASRLGAAGRSLVEQRFTIDRMTVDTLAVYRKVLQ
- a CDS encoding carboxylesterase family protein, coding for MKLSSSIGFCLIAGLLGLATTQGASPAPRVKTVNGVVEGTTASSGIRIFRGIPFAAPPVGELRWKAPQPAKNWEGVRPAVEFGASCMQRPVFGDMEFRSKGISEDCLYLNVWTPAKSEAEKLPVLVYFFGGGLMAGDGSEYRYDGESMATKGIVSVTINYRLTVLGFLAHPELSAEAPYHSSGNYGFLDQNAALKWVQANIAAFGGDPKRVTIAGQSAGSRSVTVQLLSPLSKGLFAGAIMESGSMVGATKPPSLAEAEKRGLEFMAAAGAHSLKDLRALPAAQVLALTAQPAWTRFDAIADNYQVPAKDLIDCADGGELARVALLQGWVTEDRNAQSLLGENPPTPEGYAAALRKEFGADADRVLALYPAGRTKDEVLDAAQTLATDRGMGYNMWRLAEGHRQSSGKPVYRYLYGRPRPKFLGRADQTPGTAGGIITNAAAASAPPKWRGAVHSAEIEYALGNLATNKHYAWEPADYKLSELMESYFANFVKTGDPNGPGLPKWPAYAPDAGFQIMNLKSESRAVPEVRPRYQLLDTLLHRK
- a CDS encoding glycosyltransferase family 2 protein; the protein is MKISATIITYNEERNLPRAIESLRCCDEILIVDSGSTDRTVEIAEKFGARVIEANWRGYAGQKNYASEQATYDWVLSIDADEALSEDLEGEIWQLKKNGSEFDAYTFPRLAQYLGKWILYSGWYPDRKIRLFDRRKSEWVGDYVHESVVSTGRVGALQGNLLHYTCGSLSEHLKTMDRYTTLAAEELVFRKKAVRYHHLLVDPVWTFFKTYVLQRGFMDGVEGLAIAYMASLYTFLKYAKARFMGWGR
- a CDS encoding HU family DNA-binding protein, coding for MIKLDIVNEVVNRTGITKTKAEMAVETVFESMKRALAQGERIELRGFGIFNVRPRKTGIGRNPRTGAEVAIPPGKAVRFKPGKELQSLE